ATGCTTTACTTGAGGGCTGCATCTGAGAGGCAAAGGTAGTATCCGTTGCAGCTATCTCTGTCGCAGGATCGTTTGTAATCACTGTCGGTGCTGCTTGCACCGTTATCGCTGCCAGCATGATAAATAATGCCAACCCCACTTTAGCACTGCTATGCAGCAGTGAGCTTATTAGTCTTAAAAGGATGGGTAGCTGACTCACGATTTTGTAACCTTATCCGTAGCGGTATCTTCAGGTTTGGGCAACACATGAATAAAGGGCTTGAGATCGACATGACTATAGACACCATCACGCAGATAGGGCTCAGCACTTGCCCATGTTTGCGCTGCCGCAAAAGATTCAAATTCAGCAATGACAATACTACCCGACATGGCATTATCGCCGTGCTCAATCGGTGTTGGCCCTGCAATGACTAGGCGCTGCTCAGCATCTAACGCTTGCAAGCGCTCTACATGCTCAGCACGGGTAAGCTGGCGTTGTGGGCTGCTATTGGCAACGTCATGACCGATAATAGCAAATAAAGGCATGGTTTTTCCTTAATAAAAGATAACAGTAAACAGAGTAGGGTCTGTTTGATTATTCACAAATGAGCACTGCTGATAGCTAAAATCGATCTAGTCTAAATAAAAATTGCAGGTAATGCTCATTGCATTGGCTAGATTTTCCTAGTTATTTAGCCGATTTGTCACTCAGTGCTGGGTTGAGATGGTTTTTTAATACCGCAAATTGGGCAGCAATAAACACCAGCATAATCGGAATCCAGCCATAAGTCTTAAAGTTGATCCATGCTTCGTTAGACATGGTAAAGGCCGTGATATAATGAAGTACGCCCATAAGTGCAAAGAACAGTCCCCATGCGACGGTCAATTTTTTCCAACCACTCATGGTCAGCGTAAATACTTCTTTCATCGCCAGCTGCATCAAGGGCTTGTTAATCGCAGCGCTGACAAACAGCGTTAGCGCAAAGATACCGTTGATAATCGGTGACTTCCAACGCAGATAGATATCATCACGCAGCAACAATGTGCCACCGCAGAAGACGATGGTTATTAATAAAACAACCCATTGCTGCTTATCGAACTTGCCTTTTTGGCGTACAAAATGAATGGCATAAACAATCAGGGTCGCAATAAGCAATGCGCCTGCTGCTGCTAATATGCCACTTTGACGGGCAGCGATAAAAAATGCAATGAGAGGAATAAAGTCTAATAGGGCTTTCATAACAGGTGGGATATCCAACAAAAACGTAGAGGATAGTTTACACGTCTACTGCAGCAAAAAGAAGTAATCAACCGCACAATAACGGCTGGTATGAATAAGGGTGTATAACCAGTAACATTACTCAGGGTTATTTAACTATTATTCATTCAACCGTACCAAGAAACTATAACCACAAACTATATCAAGAAATGAAGGCAAAACTTATGAAAATTGACTTACATTGTCACAGTACATGCTCTGACGGTACTTATGCACCAACAGAAGTCGTGCAACGTGCGCAGGCAGCTGGCGTCAATGTATTGGCATTGACGGATCACGATACTCTAGCAGGGATTGATGAGGCGAGAGCAGCGGCAGATACCTATGGTATCACGCTTGTAAATGGCGTAGAAATCAGCTGCGAGCATACACTGAGCGGCGGCTATGGCAAAAACAAATCTACCAATAAAATCATCCATGTGGTGGGTCTTGATTTTACTGATCGCGACAAAATGCATGCAGCTCTACAGCAACTACAAGACAGCCGTGCCAATCGTGGGCAGCGAATCACTGAAAAGCTGAGTGAGTTATTAGATCTTGACTTTGAAGATCTTTGGCAAGCGGTGCTTGATAAAGCTGGTAATAATCCACAAGCGGTGGGGCGTGCCCATATTGGACAAGTGTTGTTTGAACGTGGACATGTCAAGACGGTGCAAAAAGCCTTTGATACCTACCTAGCAGACAACAAGCCCGCTTATGTTGCGATTGATGCGCTGAGCATGGCTGACGGGATTAAATTGATACAGGATTGTGGTGGCAAGGCAGTGCTTGCGCATCCAACGCGCTATCATCTTTCGGCCACGCGAGTCCGTAAACTTATCGAGGAATTTGCGCAGCTTGGTGGTGACGCTTGTGAGCTACCAGCCAATAGTGAGCCTATCAGCACACGGCGCATGGTAGATCGCAGCATCGCTGAGCATGGCCTAGCAGCCTCGATTGGTAGCGACTTTCATGGCAGTAATATGCCATGGCGACGTCTTGGTGATGTGCCGAGTTTGAATGCTGAGCAAAAAGGTGTGTGGCAAAATTTTGCTGAGTTGATATAATGATATATGTCGATATCTGAATATAAATAAGCGGTTAACAACCGTATATCGATAATTAAAGCCTTTCATACAAATTTTGTTGCTAAATCTTAGAGAGGTTGCCAGTATTAATAACAGCGTTGTAGAAATAATAAAATATAATTAGTATCAGCTATCTGATTGTTTTTATTGTTCTTTGTTGTTGGTTCAGTCTCTGACGTCAACAGTATGTTTTTTTATTATTTCCAATGCATCTATCAGCTGTTATTCTATTTTATACCAATAATGTTTAAGTGATAGTTGGTAATAGAATGATTCTTCATATGGTAACGCATTAATGGCTGTCTCTATATACCAATTAGGCTACAAAAAGCTTTCTCGAATCATTTTTGAGTGGCAGGCTGCCGACCGAGCTTCATTGATGGCACTGTTCATCTTAATGGAAGCATATTTACACTGGCTGTGGTGTCTGTATGTTTGGATACGCCGAGATAAGCTAAGCATTTATGTGGATATGGACATGCTGTATCCGATGTGGCTTGGCGTCCATATCATGGGGCTGTTTGCTTGGTGGATGGTCGAGCATTTATCGCGTATCAAAGACGATGATGCGCGTTTAAACAGATGGCAAATCGTACTCATCTCAGTCTATAGCGTCTATATTGCCTTTGTGATTTTGGTGATGGGACAAAGCGGTTTGGTCTCAGGGGTGTCATTAGTCGGCGGCGCGATGTTGGGAATGATGCTGATTAGGCGTCGTTATATTTGGCGGGCATTTCTAGGGCTGATTTTATTGGTTCTAGTGGTGATTAGTTTGCCTTATTGGGGTATCGACTTTCCTAGCTTACAACACATACATGAAAGCACTATACCACTCGATATTTATAGCTATCTGATAGCCAGTGGTCTCAGTACTATAGAGATGAGTGCTATTGAAAACGCCATGGCGACTTCGACCCTCTCAAATGAGGCGCTTGGCATAGACGGTCTTAATGAAGTTCGCCAATCCTCAGCGTTGTTTTGGCATTCGACACATATATATCTGGCAGTGCCCAAAGCCATTTTTATCGTTTATGTATTCCGAGCTTTGTTATTGATCTTAGATGCCAGTAAAGCTGAAACCTTAAAACATGCCAATCAAGATGAGTTGACTCAGCTGACCAATCGCCGTTACGGCCTGACTCAAATGCAGGACACACTTGCTGCCTTAGATCATAAACAAAATTATAGTGTGATTTTGATGGATCTAGACTGGTTTAAAAGCATCAATGACAGTTATGGACATCAAGTAGGCGATCAAGTATTACAAGAGGTGGCAGGCGTCTTAAAAGCCACGCTGAAAGACACAGACAATGTCAGTCGCTATGGCGGTGAAGAGTTTTTGATTGTATTGCCAAGTACCGCTCACCATGAGGTACTGACCATTGCTGAACAGCTGCGCTCTAACATCGCAGAGCACATGATACAGGTGAGTGATGGTTTTAGTTTTCAGGTGACGGCAAGCTTTGGGGTTTATACCTTAACTTGTGAGGAGCTTGCGCGTATCAAGCAAGATCATATGACTACAGAGGCTGAGACGGTCGTGCCAGTGCTGACAAAACTACAGAAGCTAAAACGGCGCAAAAACCCGCAAGGGCAGGTTGCAGGTAACCTTCGTGAGCAGTCACAGAGTGAGCTGCCAAGTGATATATGTCAGCGTTTAATCAGTATTGCGGATAAAGCTTTGTACGAAGCCAAAGACCGTGGACGTAATAAAGTCGTCAGTGCTAATGAGATGCGTGCAGCAAAGAATAGATCTGAGTCGTCGTCTTCCGCCTCTGGCACTGAACCTCTTTGAATCAACTAAGCTGTGCTTAACTGCTGAACCAAGCTTGCTAAGACACTGGTGGCAAAGCTGCCAGTCGTCAGAGTAAAGCTTAATACTAGCGTTTGCTCATCGCTCCACTTCCAACTCATGTCTTCAATCGGGAGTCTCAGCGCTCGTCGTTGTGCTTTGATATCGCGCTGCTCTAAGCCTGTCGCTAGCTGTGTTAATAACGCGCTATTATTTACAACATTTTTCTCGAGCTGAGCTGCTTGGCCACTGACTTTATCGTTGCCCATACCCCATAACACAGCAGTTGGATGAATATCACCGCTGGTAACTCGCGCGCGCAAAGCATCGTCTATTGCCTCACTGTCAAATATCGAGCCTGAGCCATCCAAATTAAACACCTCACCTGCCAGTCCAGTATTCCAACTACCATCGCGCACTCTCGCTGCCAATATCTCATTGAATATCAAGCTACGCGCGGCAGACAATTCCATAGAGTTTTGCTCTCGCGGCGCACGTTTGCGTTTGCTCTTCTTTGGCTGAGGTCGATTCTCTGGCGCTGGACGTGCAAATAAGGCCAATGCTTCTCTAATATTATTGCCATTCCATCCAAAGCGCTGTGGGCCAAAATAATTGGGCACACCGGTTGTACCTATATTGGCCAAATGCTGCTCTACAGATGACTTATCGTCACCCTCCAATTCAATATCACGCAAGGTAATGATAAATTGATTGGCCCTGTGCGTACCGCGATTGAGTTTTTTATTATGCCAATGTTGGGCGAGAATAGTGACCGACTCGTTGTCGCCAATATCTATCGGCGCAAATTCAGAATCAGGTAGTTGCCTCAAAGGTATTCGTAAACTAAACCACTGCGTCGTCAATGCCTG
The sequence above is a segment of the Psychrobacter fulvigenes genome. Coding sequences within it:
- a CDS encoding inner membrane-spanning protein YciB gives rise to the protein MKALLDFIPLIAFFIAARQSGILAAAGALLIATLIVYAIHFVRQKGKFDKQQWVVLLITIVFCGGTLLLRDDIYLRWKSPIINGIFALTLFVSAAINKPLMQLAMKEVFTLTMSGWKKLTVAWGLFFALMGVLHYITAFTMSNEAWINFKTYGWIPIMLVFIAAQFAVLKNHLNPALSDKSAK
- the truD gene encoding tRNA pseudouridine(13) synthase TruD, encoding MTSQDHHNHNHNETTATSQHNFDNGTVDNKSFDISTIDIQAAADTAQLPQPALPPVQRATYKTSATDFVVNEILPLKFTGEGEHLWLHIEKLGMNTAYLAKLLSEWADIPLRDVGYSGLKDRQALTTQWFSLRIPLRQLPDSEFAPIDIGDNESVTILAQHWHNKKLNRGTHRANQFIITLRDIELEGDDKSSVEQHLANIGTTGVPNYFGPQRFGWNGNNIREALALFARPAPENRPQPKKSKRKRAPREQNSMELSAARSLIFNEILAARVRDGSWNTGLAGEVFNLDGSGSIFDSEAIDDALRARVTSGDIHPTAVLWGMGNDKVSGQAAQLEKNVVNNSALLTQLATGLEQRDIKAQRRALRLPIEDMSWKWSDEQTLVLSFTLTTGSFATSVLASLVQQLSTA
- a CDS encoding PHP domain-containing protein, which produces MKIDLHCHSTCSDGTYAPTEVVQRAQAAGVNVLALTDHDTLAGIDEARAAADTYGITLVNGVEISCEHTLSGGYGKNKSTNKIIHVVGLDFTDRDKMHAALQQLQDSRANRGQRITEKLSELLDLDFEDLWQAVLDKAGNNPQAVGRAHIGQVLFERGHVKTVQKAFDTYLADNKPAYVAIDALSMADGIKLIQDCGGKAVLAHPTRYHLSATRVRKLIEEFAQLGGDACELPANSEPISTRRMVDRSIAEHGLAASIGSDFHGSNMPWRRLGDVPSLNAEQKGVWQNFAELI
- a CDS encoding GGDEF domain-containing protein — protein: MAVSIYQLGYKKLSRIIFEWQAADRASLMALFILMEAYLHWLWCLYVWIRRDKLSIYVDMDMLYPMWLGVHIMGLFAWWMVEHLSRIKDDDARLNRWQIVLISVYSVYIAFVILVMGQSGLVSGVSLVGGAMLGMMLIRRRYIWRAFLGLILLVLVVISLPYWGIDFPSLQHIHESTIPLDIYSYLIASGLSTIEMSAIENAMATSTLSNEALGIDGLNEVRQSSALFWHSTHIYLAVPKAIFIVYVFRALLLILDASKAETLKHANQDELTQLTNRRYGLTQMQDTLAALDHKQNYSVILMDLDWFKSINDSYGHQVGDQVLQEVAGVLKATLKDTDNVSRYGGEEFLIVLPSTAHHEVLTIAEQLRSNIAEHMIQVSDGFSFQVTASFGVYTLTCEELARIKQDHMTTEAETVVPVLTKLQKLKRRKNPQGQVAGNLREQSQSELPSDICQRLISIADKALYEAKDRGRNKVVSANEMRAAKNRSESSSSASGTEPL
- a CDS encoding YciI family protein yields the protein MPLFAIIGHDVANSSPQRQLTRAEHVERLQALDAEQRLVIAGPTPIEHGDNAMSGSIVIAEFESFAAAQTWASAEPYLRDGVYSHVDLKPFIHVLPKPEDTATDKVTKS